The Oleiphilus messinensis DNA segment GCAAACCTTCTATTATCCGTCAATCTTCTACTATCCGTCGTAATGTCACTGTGCCGATTCATTTTGAGTTATCGGCTGATATCAGCCTGAACCGGTGGCGTCATTTGATTCGCTTCAGCAAGCAACACCATCTCGTCCACAGATAAAACCTTTGCCACATCAAGGATAATGATGAACTCACCTTCCACTTTTGCCATGCCTTGAATAAAGTCGGAGCGAATCTTGGCACCAAATGCTGGGGCGGGCTCGATATCGCTCCCGGCAATGTCCAATACCGCACTGACCGCATCAACAACAATCCCGATGTCATATTGGCTATCATCATGAATCACCTCAATAATGACGATGCAGGTTCGTTTACCCACTGCAACGGCGTCACGATTGAAGCGTGCTTTCAAATCAATTGCCGGAACGACCCGCCCTCGCAAATTGATTACACCCCGGATAAATTCCGGCATCATTGGAACGGGAGTCAGGTGACCATATTCAATAATTTCCTTGATTTGCGTGATTTCCAACGCAAATGTTTCGGCACCCAACGTAAAGGTCAGATATTGAGCAGGTACTTCAGTTTGACTAAGTGCAGCATTCATTTTTTTCGCTCACTGTATTCTGTACACATTCTGCAGCGTCTGAAAAAGGGGCGGGAGTCAGCTCATCGAGTCTCAACTCCCGCCAACTCCCCCCCGGGATCAGGCCGATTTGCTCTCGGAATCGTCCCATCTTACAAATTTAGCCGGTTGGCTGGTTTTGCGTGCAAGAGGTACAACGGGTGCTGAAACCTCTGCACCGGAACGATTCAACATCTCGGCAGCCACACTGGAATCCGTTTTGAAAAAGCCCACTACATCCGCTAACTGTTCCGCCTGGGCACTCAACTGCTCAGCTGTTGCCGCCAATTCTTCCGAACCGGAAGCATTGTTCTGAGAGGCCTGATTCAGTTGCTCTACCGCCGCATTGATCTGTTCCACACCAATTGATTGTTCATTGGAAGCTGCTGCGATTTCCTGCACAAGGTCAGAGGTACGACTGATATCAGGCACCATCATTTCCAGTAACGATCCCGCTTTTTCTGCGGTGGCAACACTCTTTTCAGCCTGTTCACTGATCTCTTGTGCAGCAGTCTGGCTTCGCTCTGCAAGTTTTCGAACTTCGCTGGCAACGACCGCGAACCCTTTCCCGTGTTCGCCTGCCCGGGCCGCTTCGATCGCAGCATTTAATGCAAGCAGGTTGGTTTTGTAGGCGATATCATCAATTATGGTGATTTTTGCAGCGATATCTTTCATTTCCGCCACGGTCTGAGCAACCGCTTCACCCCCCTCCGATGCGCGCTGGGCGGACATCATTGCAATATCCTTGGTTGTTTTGGAATTATCGGTATTTTGATTGATATTCGCGCTCATCTGCTCCAGCGACGCACTGGTTTCCTCAACACTTGCTGCCTGTTGTGTCGCACTGGCACTCAGATCACCGGAAGTCGCACTGACCTGGCTTGAGGCCGAGGCAATGTTATCGATCGCGCTTTTCACATCGACGATAACGCTGTGAAGTTTGGTCAGGAAGCCATTAAAGGCAGTCGCAACATCACCCAACTCATTGCGTCCCATATCCGGTAGACGTCGGGTCAAATCCCCATCACCAGACTCCAATTCCTGTGCTGCATTGCGCAATACCTGAAGTGGTAATATCAACATCCGGGTACACCAGAAGGCCACTGCAAAGATGGCGAGAATGCCAATTCCACCCACAACAACCATTAACCACTGCAGTTGGCTCACAGACTCAAACGCTTCCGCAACATCCATTTCTGCCAGAATCACCCAGCTGAAATCACCCAGATTAATTGGCGCAAAGGCAGACAACACCGGGTTACCATTGTAGTCCGTAATGATCCGGGTACCCGTTTTGCCGGACAGGGCCGCAATCACACCTTCAGTTTCCACGCCATTTTCCTGAATCGATCCGGCAAAAGATGCCACAACCGAATGTTCTTCCGGGCTCAGAAATGAATCCGAACGCATTCGCTTATCCGGTCCGACAAGATAGGTCTCGCCGGTGTCACCCATTCCCTCACGTTGTTGCATGATATTATTAACCTGATCCAGCGGCATTTGCAGCGCCACGACCAGTTCAATCTCACCGTTATAAATCAACGGCTGGGCGATAAAGGACGCGGGATCACCGTTACTGGGTGCATAGGGTTCAAAATCCGCCATGCCGAACGCCTTGGCACCGACCACTTTGTCAAATAAACGTCCCAGTCCGGAATCCCGATAAGGCCCCTCTACCAGGTTGGTCATATAGTCAGCTTCCCGGGCAACGGTATAGAACACCTGGCCTTTCGGGTGAATCAGGAATAGATCATAGTAACCATATTGCTTGATATATTTTGTAAAGAAATCACTGGATTCACCAGGACTCTGGCTCGCCAGCACTTCTTCAACCTGAATAGTGGTAAAAATTGCCCAATCCAGGCCATCAATTTCTATATTGGAATACCCGACAAACTCAACTGCGCCCGAGCTGCCGACTTTGAATGCAAAACCGGTATTGCCTTGCAGGGCACGATCAACATATTGGTCTTCCCGAGGGTACCCAACAACATATTTACCCTTGCCTTTCACCACACGATCCGAGCGGTAGCTGGACTTGCCATCTTGTCGTCCCACCAGATAGGATTCCCCGGTACTCCCCATACCCGTACGCTCTTGAATGATACGGTTGATCTGATCCGCAGAGATTTGTAGTGCTACAACGCCAACAAATTCACCTTGCTCATCTTTTACTGCGTGGCCAATAAATGCAGCCTGTCCTCCAGCGGGACCATAGGTTTGAAAATCTTCAATTGCAGCCCCGAAGTTTGCCTTGCGATACAGGCGTCCCAAAGCACTTTCTTTGCTTTCACCGGACACCAGATTTGAACCTAAGTCGGCATGCTTCATTACACTGAAAACAACATCTCCACGGGCATTTATCAACAATAAATCAGCGTAGCCATATTGATTTTTGTAGTGAGTCAACCAGGGCGCAAAACGCTCTTCCACACCGATCCACGAGAGTTGATCCGTGCGCTTGCCATCTTGCAGAAAGGCATTATCGAACGCAGCCAACGCGCGTTGCAGCTGGCCATTACCTGCCAACACGTTAATGTCACTGTAGCGCTCCGCAAAATAGCTTTCGATTTGACTACGTTTGATTGTTTGCACGGCGGCAACTTTACGCTTGGTCTCTTCCACCATCGCACTCACAACGTCAACCAGAACCCCCAGATCATTTTCCCGGGCATGGAAATAGTCGTTAATTTGCTTTGTTTTGATGCTTCGAACACTTTCAAGCTGGCCAATGACGTGCTGATTAAGTGCCTCGCGAGAGTTATTCAGGGAGATAAAGCCCAGAGTAGCGAAGGGAATAATGCCAACTATCAACAGAATCACGAACAATCGTGTTGATAGCTTGATGTTGTTAAACATGTGTTGATCCTCCGATGGGGATAATCGCTTGTTATCAGAATCCGGATCTCCGCCCGGCTACGATAGGGATATCATGTCAAAATCGCCAACTCGACAACATCAGAAGCCGGCGCAATCGAAAGCGGGAAAAACGGACATTTTCAGGTAGGAAAATTCTGACAGAGCACTGTCACCAGGGAGGAGCCTGGGAGGAAATGGGTGATTGTCTTGCTAGCGGCAAATGATAGCGGGCCCCAACGCCATTAATGCAGCTGGGATCCGGGTTGAGTATGGGACGTGCTGGGCTTTTCCCCTTGAATTCTGGGCATATAGGTCTGCTGCTCCATATTCACGATTCGTGAGACCAGTGCGGGTACATCCAGTATCAGGGCAACTTCACCGCTGCCTAAAATGGTTGAACCGGAAACCCCTTGCAAGTTACCGAACAACGGCCCCAAAGGTTTGATTACGGTCTGGAATTCACCGAGTAAGCGGTCAACCAGCAAACCAGCGCGTTTGCCGCCATACTGAATCACCACGATGCTTTCGCGGGACTGGGGGATATCACGGGCACCAAACAGATCCCGAAGCCGCAAGAATGGCAACACTTCACCCCGGAGGTTAATGTAGTCATTGCCCTTCAGGTTCTCACTCTCCCGGGTTTCAAGCTCGACACATTCGACGATCATATCCAGTGGAATCACATAGGTGCTCTGAACACATTGCACCATGAAACCATCGATGATTGCGAGGGTCAACGGGAGTCGAATCCGCATAGTCGTACCCTGGCCCAGTTTACTGCTCAGTTCAATTGTACCACGCAGGGATTCGATATTTCGCCGTACCACATCCATGCCCACTCCCCGACCTGAGAGGTTACTAATCTGCTCTTTGGTGGAGAAGCCCGGCTCCATGATCAGGTTGAAAATTTCCGCTTCGGACAAGGTATCATCAGCACTGATCAAACCATTACTGATTGCTTTAGCGCGAATTTTTTCAACATCCAGACCGCCGCCATCATCCATAACTTCAATGACTACACTACCGGACTCGTGGTATGCGTTCAAATGCAGGGAACCTGCCTCGGATTTTCCAGCCTGGATACGCTGCTCCGCAGTTTCAATGCCATGATCCATGGCATTGCGAACAAGGTGCATAAGGGGATCGGCTATTTTTTCCACCACACTCTTGTCGAGCTCCGTTTCACCACCGCTGATTGAAAGCCGGATTTGTTTGCCCAACTCCGCACTTACATCACGTACAACACGGGTAAAACGGCTGAAAGTGTCTCCAATGGGTACCATCCGCAATTGCAATGCACTGCTACGAATTTCTTCCACCAATGAAGAAACATGGGCAGCCGCCTCAATTTGATCGGATTGCCCGAATTGTTGCGCAAGGGTTGCATTGCCAGCGGTCGCGATCACCAGCTCACCGACCAGGTTAATCAATTCATCAAGGCGGTGTGCGGGTAACTTAATCGTCTTCAGGTTGGACGCATCACGATTCAACTGCTTGTTAACTGCAGCATCAATAACTTTTTGTGGGACATCACCCCGCTCAACCAGCATTTCTCCGATGCGGGGCGGGGTGTTTTGAGGTTGGTCCTTTGCGGACTCTGTTTCGTGCTCTTCAGACTGGAGATCCAGTATTCTCGCCAACTCTTCCCGGGACAGAGCATTACATGCAACCAGTATTTCACCCAGCCGCAAATTACACTCCGGGAGTGAATCGATTAATTTCAGATAATCATCAATCTTGCTACCCGGGGGCATCAGATGCAGTTCACAATGGTCTCCGGCCAATTCAAACACATTTACAATTTCATCCCGATCGCAATCGGTACGCAGTGCAACTTCAAAGCCCAAATAGCAGGTCTCGGGATCCATTGTATCCACTTCCGGCATGCTGTCCGGAACCGTCACCACTTTCACGACCTCCCCCAATGTTTGCAAGTGAGCAATGAAGGACGTGGGTTCAATTCCGTTGCGTAAACTGTCCGGGGAAAACCGGATGGATAAATGCCAGCAATCCGGGACGGAGCGCGCCTGCCCTGCATCGACTGCAGCATTGACCGGCGCTATGGGGGTTACGGGGGCGATTTGCCCTGCGGATTCGCCAAGAAATATTTTAAGTTCACCGATGAGTTGATGCCCCCGAGCTTCATGCTCTGCATCGAGATCCTGACTGTGCAGTGCGCAATCAATCAACCTGGAAATAAAGTCACCTGCGCGCAACAAAACATCAATTAATTGCGGGCTGATCCCGATTTCCTGCTCCCGCAAACGGGACAGTACATTTTCCGTAACATGTGTGAAACCAACAACATGCTCCATACCAACGACACCCGCTGAGCCTTTAATCGTGTGTGCCGCGCGAAACAACTGTCCGACAGACTCGGAATCGAAGCCCTGAGACTCCAGCGTCAGGAGCGAAGCCTCGTACTCTTGAAGCAGCTCTGTACTCTCTTCAACAAAGGTTTCGACCAAACTATCTACATTCACGACAAGTGCTCCTCAGGAAAACGTCAGCCAGTTTCAGAAATCAACAAAAAACAGTATTGGCAGGCGGGGCGAAGGCATCCGTCATGCCACACAAATCGAGCATATCGGTCACTTCCATACTCTGAGCAGCAATGTGGACCTGTTGGCCCCGCAATTCGGCCTCTCGCTTCAACAGAATCAATAGTTGCAACCCCGCTGAATCCATCTCGGAAACCATCATCAAATCAAGGTCGATGTGCTGGCCGAAGGTCAGGCTTTGCAAAAATACATCTCGCTGGCCCTTAATTTGGTCGACAGTCATGTCACCCATCACCAGCATTTGGGTTTGGTCACCATTTTTCTCACAGCTGATTTCCATCACTCGGCTCTCTTCAGGCGTTAACGTGTAAATTATCCTCTATCTTGCAGGAACCAGGCGTGAGAAAAAACCGGAATACGGAGGAAGATAATGTCAGAATTCGCTTATTCCGGGCGTCAGAAAATTCCTACAGACAGATTGCCCGGAACAACAACTGCCGCACTATCGTATTGAATGCAGACCGATCAAAAGATGGAAGGAGAATCGACAACGCACTTATTCAATCAATTTATTGCGAATTGCATAGAGTGTCAGTTCTGCATTGTTTTTCATTTTCATTTTTTCCAGCAATCTGGCGCGGTAGGTTGCAATGGTTTTTACACTCAGAGAGAGCTCTTCTGCAATATCGGTCAATGGCACACCAAGTGCGAGTTGCAGAAAAACGT contains these protein-coding regions:
- a CDS encoding chemotaxis protein CheW, producing MNAALSQTEVPAQYLTFTLGAETFALEITQIKEIIEYGHLTPVPMMPEFIRGVINLRGRVVPAIDLKARFNRDAVAVGKRTCIVIIEVIHDDSQYDIGIVVDAVSAVLDIAGSDIEPAPAFGAKIRSDFIQGMAKVEGEFIIILDVAKVLSVDEMVLLAEANQMTPPVQADISR
- a CDS encoding methyl-accepting chemotaxis protein; translation: MSANINQNTDNSKTTKDIAMMSAQRASEGGEAVAQTVAEMKDIAAKITIIDDIAYKTNLLALNAAIEAARAGEHGKGFAVVASEVRKLAERSQTAAQEISEQAEKSVATAEKAGSLLEMMVPDISRTSDLVQEIAAASNEQSIGVEQINAAVEQLNQASQNNASGSEELAATAEQLSAQAEQLADVVGFFKTDSSVAAEMLNRSGAEVSAPVVPLARKTSQPAKFVRWDDSESKSA
- a CDS encoding chemotaxis protein CheA, which encodes MNVDSLVETFVEESTELLQEYEASLLTLESQGFDSESVGQLFRAAHTIKGSAGVVGMEHVVGFTHVTENVLSRLREQEIGISPQLIDVLLRAGDFISRLIDCALHSQDLDAEHEARGHQLIGELKIFLGESAGQIAPVTPIAPVNAAVDAGQARSVPDCWHLSIRFSPDSLRNGIEPTSFIAHLQTLGEVVKVVTVPDSMPEVDTMDPETCYLGFEVALRTDCDRDEIVNVFELAGDHCELHLMPPGSKIDDYLKLIDSLPECNLRLGEILVACNALSREELARILDLQSEEHETESAKDQPQNTPPRIGEMLVERGDVPQKVIDAAVNKQLNRDASNLKTIKLPAHRLDELINLVGELVIATAGNATLAQQFGQSDQIEAAAHVSSLVEEIRSSALQLRMVPIGDTFSRFTRVVRDVSAELGKQIRLSISGGETELDKSVVEKIADPLMHLVRNAMDHGIETAEQRIQAGKSEAGSLHLNAYHESGSVVIEVMDDGGGLDVEKIRAKAISNGLISADDTLSEAEIFNLIMEPGFSTKEQISNLSGRGVGMDVVRRNIESLRGTIELSSKLGQGTTMRIRLPLTLAIIDGFMVQCVQSTYVIPLDMIVECVELETRESENLKGNDYINLRGEVLPFLRLRDLFGARDIPQSRESIVVIQYGGKRAGLLVDRLLGEFQTVIKPLGPLFGNLQGVSGSTILGSGEVALILDVPALVSRIVNMEQQTYMPRIQGEKPSTSHTQPGSQLH
- a CDS encoding STAS domain-containing protein → MEISCEKNGDQTQMLVMGDMTVDQIKGQRDVFLQSLTFGQHIDLDLMMVSEMDSAGLQLLILLKREAELRGQQVHIAAQSMEVTDMLDLCGMTDAFAPPANTVFC